The DNA segment AGGGACGGTCTGGCGTGGCAGTCGGCTTTGGCGCTGGACATGGCGGAAAACGACATTTTACGGAATACCAGGGCCGCTTGCAGCTTGTATTGAAACAGGCAAGCGTTACCTCTCGAGACAATGGATGCACTGACAATGCCTGCTATCTGGTTTGGGAGGGTAACTCGCCAGGAAAATGAGCAATGATGGCCAAGCCCAATGGGCGTGCACCTGCGTTAGCCCCTGACCTTGGCAACAGGGCTATGCCGCAAGCGAAATGCATCCGGCATGCCCGACCCCAAAAGCGGCCGCAGATACAAGCGGAAGGCATCGGTAATGTCCGTGCCGCTGGCGGCAATGAATTCATCTTCCATGGTGCGCGTCTTGCCTGCCACCGCATCGAGCGCCAGCAATTCGTACTCGACCGAGTAATAGCCGGTGCGCCTGATCGCCACCGAGCCGTCGCGGTCGCCCCAAAACGCAAATTGCACCGCCTTTTCGCCGACTTCGCGCGCTTCGCGCTGGTCCACGTCCGACACGCAGCCGATGAAGGAGCGCTGCAGGTAGCCGAAAGTGTCGCCGCGTACCCGCTTGATGCCGAGCTTCGACTTGATTTCCTCGCACAGCAGATCCGCCAGCGCGCCGGTACCGGAGAGTTGCACATTGCCATGCGCATCATGTTCCAGATCTTTGGCCAGCAGGCTGGCAATGGGCGTGCCGGACGCATCGTGGATGCCTTCGGAGACGGCAATCACGCAGCGGCCGAAGCGCTCATAAGTCGCCTTCACATCGGCCAGGAATTTTTCGAGAATAAAGGTGCGTTCCGGCAGATAGATCAGGTGCGGGCCATCGTCCGGGAATTTCTTGCCCAGTGCCGACGCCGCCGTCAAAAAGCCGGCATGCCGCCCCATCACCACGCCCACATACACGCCGGGCAGCGCAGCGTTGTCCAGATTGGCGCCGGCAAAGGCCTGCGCCACGAAGCGCGCGGCCGATGGGAATCCCGGCGTGTGGTCATTGCCAACAAGGTCGTTGTCGATGGTCTTCGGGATGTGGATGCTGCGCAGAGGATAGCCAGCCTTGCGCGCTTCCTCGGACACGATGCGTACCGTGTCCGAGGAATCGTTGCCGCCGATATAAAAGAAATGTTCGATCTCGTGGGCGCGCAGCACCTGGAAAATTTCCTGGCAATACTTCAGGTCCGGTTTGTCGCGAGTGGAGCCCAGTGCGGAAGAAGGCGTATTGGCGACCAGTTCGAGGTTATGGCTGGTTTCTTGCGTGAGATCGACAAACTCTTCATTGATGATGCCGCGTACGCCATGGCGCGCCCCGTACACGCGCTCGACCTGCCGGAAACGCCGCGCTTCGAGCGCCACGCCGACCAGGGATTGGTTGATGACCGCAGTAGGGCCGCCACCTTGGGCGACCAGGATTTTTCCGGAAGGCATTCGGTTCCTCCATGTTGTTATCGATATCGATCGGCGCGTGCGTCGATTCTATACCCTGCTGCATCCAGAAAACCGAAACCTACCTGCGCGATGTGCCGGGCGAATGCGCCACTTGCGCTGCCATTACCGGCCTGCACCGGGTGCCGCAACCGGATGCGCTGCGATAAACTCGCCTGTCAGGCGGCAGGTTTCATCCAGGTATTCATCGATGAAGCCATGGCGGGCGCCGTCGATGATGGCAAGCTGCGCATGCGGGATCGCGTCTGCCAGAATTTGCGCATTGGCCGTTGGATTGACGCGGTCAGCCGAACCATGCAGGACCAGGGTCGGGCAGTCGATGTCGGGCAGCCGGTCCCATACGTCGTGGCTTTCACTGGCCGTGAAATGCAGCTTTTTTGCAAAGTCTGGCGTGGCAGCCGATGGCAGTGAAAACTTGTGGTGCTCCAGGTATGCGGGGCTGTAAAACACGTCGGCCATGCCGGCTGTATCGCCCTTGACGAATAGTGCCGAGACCCAGGGTTCTCGTGCGACGCCATGGCGGTTGCCGGGCGTAGTCGCGCCCAAAATCAGGCTGGCCACGCGTGTGCGATGCTTGATCGCCAGCCACTGGCAGACACGGCCACCCATCGAATAGCCGAATACATGCGCACGTTCAAAGCCGGCGGCGTCCAGCACGGCAATGGCATCATCGGCAAACATTTCGGTGGTGTAGGCCGGCGCCGCAGGTTTGTCGCTGTCGCCAGTGCCGCGGTGGTCATACCGGATCACTGTGCAACGGCTGGCCATGGCAGCGGAAAATTGATCCCACAAGTGTCGGTCGAAGCTCTGCCCGCTAATCAGCAGCAATGGGTCGCCGGCACCTTGCACATCATAGGCAATGCGGGTGCCGTCAACGGCGATGGCAAAAGGCATTTCATTCTCCGAGTGTCGTATCGAAAGGCGGCGCAACGCCGCTGTTCCGCCTTGCTGCCACTCTGTCATGAATCGCTTACTTTCGTCCAGCGGCGGGGACCGCAAACCCCTGATTTTTCAAGCCAGTTTTAAGCTGCGGCGCAGGCGCCTTCCTGCGTTTCAGCCGGCTGCATAACCGATGCAAGCATTCTGTCCATGGTTGTAATATGGGAAGTGAGCCACTGGGAGAACAGGCCGCCTATTTCCCTTCCCTCTGCTACGGCGCCTTCCTTGACGCGCAGATTGGCATACCGAAGCGCGTTCAGGGCCTGGCCATGCTGATCGCGATGACATGCGATGCCGGGAAAGGCGATTTCTTCCATCGCCTGTTCTTCCGCCTTGAAATGATCACGGACTTGCTGAAGCAATGCCTCAAATACCGACGGAAAATCGGCATCGGACACCGATGAAAGCTGATCGAGCTGTTCGTGCAGCATCTGGTGGGACTCATCCATGAAGGCGATGCCCAATGCGAACGGATTTGACAAAGACTCGGGAGACGGATTAATACACATACATGTTTTCTTGAAAAGGAAATTGGCTACGGCTCCGTGCATCGGGCAGGCGTGAAATACGTAGCGGCCCGATGCAATAATGACGATGCCGAGCGGCGATGGTAGAGCTCGCGGCTGAGAATTTGGT comes from the Janthinobacterium sp. 17J80-10 genome and includes:
- a CDS encoding 6-phosphofructokinase, with the translated sequence MPSGKILVAQGGGPTAVINQSLVGVALEARRFRQVERVYGARHGVRGIINEEFVDLTQETSHNLELVANTPSSALGSTRDKPDLKYCQEIFQVLRAHEIEHFFYIGGNDSSDTVRIVSEEARKAGYPLRSIHIPKTIDNDLVGNDHTPGFPSAARFVAQAFAGANLDNAALPGVYVGVVMGRHAGFLTAASALGKKFPDDGPHLIYLPERTFILEKFLADVKATYERFGRCVIAVSEGIHDASGTPIASLLAKDLEHDAHGNVQLSGTGALADLLCEEIKSKLGIKRVRGDTFGYLQRSFIGCVSDVDQREAREVGEKAVQFAFWGDRDGSVAIRRTGYYSVEYELLALDAVAGKTRTMEDEFIAASGTDITDAFRLYLRPLLGSGMPDAFRLRHSPVAKVRG
- a CDS encoding alpha/beta fold hydrolase, with product MPFAIAVDGTRIAYDVQGAGDPLLLISGQSFDRHLWDQFSAAMASRCTVIRYDHRGTGDSDKPAAPAYTTEMFADDAIAVLDAAGFERAHVFGYSMGGRVCQWLAIKHRTRVASLILGATTPGNRHGVAREPWVSALFVKGDTAGMADVFYSPAYLEHHKFSLPSAATPDFAKKLHFTASESHDVWDRLPDIDCPTLVLHGSADRVNPTANAQILADAIPHAQLAIIDGARHGFIDEYLDETCRLTGEFIAAHPVAAPGAGR
- a CDS encoding hemerythrin family protein; its protein translation is MESTGFGHFDLNQPNSQPRALPSPLGIVIIASGRYVFHACPMHGAVANFLFKKTCMCINPSPESLSNPFALGIAFMDESHQMLHEQLDQLSSVSDADFPSVFEALLQQVRDHFKAEEQAMEEIAFPGIACHRDQHGQALNALRYANLRVKEGAVAEGREIGGLFSQWLTSHITTMDRMLASVMQPAETQEGACAAA